The Odontesthes bonariensis isolate fOdoBon6 chromosome 19, fOdoBon6.hap1, whole genome shotgun sequence genome includes the window tgacAATGATTTTTAcgcgcccagaagcttggcaggaagctaaactagagccaacttggctagcacctagcattatcgtatagttagcataacctaaatactaaatacggcaacgattgatgcttgctgtcagaacagcgctcgtgcacctcgtgctcgtgcgcgttcatgtactctagaggcgtgccttcgggggaaagtgaagaaaagggttgggactttttaccggtgtattttcaaaatgcagcttcgctggactcaaaatccaggatctcctactcTACCTTTAATATTTGATCTTCTACAGTAACTAATGATTGTTTTAGTCTTTTGATCCGTGTCACGTCCAACCACGACATGAACAGCCCTGACATCCTGAATGCATGCTGTGGAAAAAGgtaaacagaaatatgaagaaatcCTTCCCGCAAATCATGGAGAAAGAGTTAGTCAACCACTAGATTCCAGTATGCCCTAAAGTTGGAGTTTCAACACACAAATACATGAGTTCAAGTTAATGATCAACACTCAGAAAAGCAGAGTTTCAAAGTCTTTATTGTGAGAGCTGCTAAAATGACTGGAAATGACTCGTGACAAAGTTTCAGCTAAAAGTCCGGATGTAAAATCCAGAATTATAAAAAAAACGTGAAAATAAGTTATTTTATGGATTCATTTAACTCTACTTTGACAGTGAAGTACCTCCATGATATGGATCagatcaataaatcaaaagacAACGGAGGCCATTACAGAATAGTAAGAAAATATTAAACTTTTCCTTTGACATTTTGGTAGAATTTGTTTTTCCACACGTTACATAAATGTGCTCGATCCTCTATTAGATGAttggaaataaagaaaaaaacagaattttatCAAAGGTTTCATCACTGTGTAAATCATAAGATTAAGGTTCACATTCctgagtgaatgagtgagtcGTTCAGTTAGAGGTAAGGTGGAATATAAAGGATCTTTTATTCATGGAGCACTTTTCAAACATggacaaagacaaagaaatcTTTCCCAAAAGGCAGGATTCATCATCTCACTGTTGGCACGATGTTGTAAATGTTTTGGCCTGGTGTTTGATTTCTATCTTAAGATCTTTTCCTGCAAGTGAACATTACCAAGTGGGTTTTTTATCCATAAATATCTCAAAGTAGGAGGAATATAAGAAGGATTTTGTTGTATTGGATGTTTTTTACATCCATTTTACAAACAGTAATTTGATATAATGTGTAAATATTTTGATCAACAGGTTCAGAAGTTTCTCTGACTTAATAAAACACTTTGGCGAGTCCATCAAAGATCAAAAGATTCAGACGAATCATCCAAAGTTGAATGGGTTCTTCATTTGTCTGTGCTAAGTTTACTTAAATCCAACTTTCTCTGCCATGTAGGAACTGCACTATCATCTCTGTGAAAGCTGAGTCTTTTCTGCTTCTGGCTAAAAATGTTAGTTAAGGGAGATTTTTTCCCCTTCGCTGACAgacgaatatatttttcagaTGGTAATTTCCTATTTAAGTACACTAGTTATATATTATAAAACAAACTATAAAAAATACTCCTTTTAAgatacaaataataaaaaaaatagcccTGATTTGTCCTCAAAGTCTAAAAACACTCAAGATGTTTGCTTAGAAAAGATGgaagttttttttgtaaagccaaaaaatgaaataaacaataaaaaaaagacagaaatcgGTCAAATTGTTACGAAAAGCATCGTGCTTCAGAGGAAGCCTGAATCATTGGTTCCAGAACGTAATGAAAGACTCTTGTGTCGTACTCCTAAACCTGAAACACTGAAGACATGAAGGCCTGCTCGACATGAACGGACACAAACACGTAACAAGATAAAATAACAACGCAAAAACACTCAAATTTAACAATATTcctttgttttagttttattgCACCACATGATCACCACCCGTCCATAAAGCCTTTTATTTTGGGTCATTCGTCCTCCCGTACTGAAGCACACATCGTACAGTAATGCCTCATATTAGGCAAAACAAATGGTTATACATACTTAATAACATGCAATTCTATAGAAAAATGTATGACAGATtgaacagacacacagaggCACTCACATTGTCGACTAAATGAAACGAAGAGACCAAAGCAAACAACAGTTGTGGCAAAGAAAACCGGCAATTTGGAGGACGACGTCATGAGTTTGGTCGCTGAAGTTAATCAACTTCAATTCAATTATTaaataatgaaatgcagaaGTTCCAGAAAcattgttttactttatttcctTTGACTTACCCATCATCAATCTGGATCATTTTGGATTCCCATCCTGTCATTGTTATGTTTACACTGCATTCAAATGATTTGGTTTGTTTGATTATAATATGTCACACTAACTTTGTTCAATTTGTGTGACATTAATTCAAATGTAAATGCTTACTTGCCAGATATTTGTCAGTATTAAAGGTAGATATatcatcacaccgacaaccaaacattacaaacaactagacttttgagcacaagaagatgaaaaataaactgCTGCTTCCATACTAATATGTCCACATTAACACCCCATGTTGGGGCGATATGCTGATATTTTAGCATATTAGCAATATGCTAATATTTTAGCATTAGCGATATGCTAATGTTTTAGCATATTCTATGACACCATAATAATGTACAGTATTAGCAAATGCCTTATGCTGAGGTCCACTTATTTGCCTTGGAAGTCAGAACTTGGAGCTAGCTCAAGTTGACAGTTTTCTGTTTGCAAGTTGTAAGGTTAGCTAACTAACCAAGCTAGCTATTATTAGCGAAACAGATGAGCAATATTGCATTACTCTGTATTTTGCGCGTTAAACACCATAGCAATAGTTTCTGAGTCGGAAATCTGACGTCTGTAGGCATTCCAGTTGATTTTTGTTTCCTGGCAACGTGAGTTCAAATGGAAGGCACCATTAGCATGATGAGCTACATGCTTATACTGTAGTATCAGCTGTTTGCTTATAATCTTGACTGACTACTGAAGCTTTTTGGGGAAGTTAGCTAAAACTTATCGAGAACATGGTGTATGTTACTGCTGACAGTTGACTATTTTCATTGCCACAACTCTTTTGGACTCTGGTCCAATTAGTTAAGTCCAATTATCATTAAAGTTACCATTAAAAGttgttcaaaaagaaaaaatgtcagATCACACAAAGACCTGGAGAAAACCTACATCCAAACATTTACAGGCACAAAATACACATAAAAATAAAGCGAGACACACACATAATTTGGTCTTTAGGTTGATACATTCATTATAGGGGGAAGGCTAACTGTCACAACGGTTGCATTGATTCAAGTAGTTTAAAATGGAAGCAAAGATGTCGTTAAGTTACTTCTGttgctgttctgttgttgtttaaaGACAAAATAACAAGTCCTATTGGATTAAAATGTTTCCATAAACCCGTCCCTGCTATGAAACCCCTGCATATTCTTAGtaaacccccttttttttttagctaacaTAAATACTTTTAACACAGTCGCCATCTAAATGATTCGGGGGTTTGATTTGTTGGCGACTGTAGCTGTTTGGAGATGATAGATTGTGCTTCTTCTTATAATAGGTCATAAAGTCGCTCTTTATATACGCTTTTAATCTAAATAACTAATGGTATATTTTAAGATAATGaacattgaataaaataaacaataaatagCCATCTTTTCTGCGTTATCCTGTGATTTTTAAAgctaaataacaaaaaaagaacatctGTCAGGATAAAAGTTGAAGCCGTCCCTGTTTCCAGAGGGGCTGAAGAGCCATGGGGTGAAGTTTGTTTGAGTTATGTAAATATTTCTCAGAGGCAGAGCGGCTTTGGTGTGAAGAAATCACTTCTTTGTGTTGACAAAGACCACATTCCTTTGGTTGTGTAATCTCAACTCAggcattttgtttaaaatagttGCAGAAGCCTGAACAAACAAGAGATTTCTGCTAATGCCGCCCGATATTCTGAGCCAAATTCACACTAAATCTCATTTAGCTATAAGCAGCATTCATTTCTTTTTGGTTCCTTCTGGGCAGAAGAATCAGCCACAACAACAGAATCTGACAAACTCTGGTtttaaaatccagattttattagagcagagcgacagtcggtctgaatgggctgattttcagtcccagtttctgccatctgacaaaagaatTTACACTAAAACTTGACTTTTtctacaaaaagatgcaaaaaagatgtaactttggagcatgtgcagaGCACCCAGGTCCATTTAAATCTAGTTGAGCTTTTAAAAGCAGGAACTGAACCGTGTTGGTCTGGGTTTGAGAAGCTCTGTACGATTTCAGCCAGATTAATatgtttaaatgtatttaaaaagtccagttttgtTTGGTCTGACACAATAATTAGCTGTTTCTTTGTGTCTTTACCGTCGGGGTTGAAATAAATCTGTAAAACTGCTTCGAGGGGAAAACTTTTGACACAGATTTGCACCATTAACCAACAGCAGGCCATGTTTAACCAGCTCAGACCCATCAGAACTCTGCTGGGCTTCCGCCTCCATGACCCTTGAACTCCTCCGATGCGCATGTGACCAACCTGGGACACTTACCGCCTCaaagctgctctgcttctgaGAAATATTAAGCAATAAGTCTCCAGGCTTCTGAACATCGACGCTGACTGAATAGCAGCTCATTAACAGCATTAAAATCCTTTCTTTCTGCTGCTAAAAGTGTGCGATTACGGCCATTTAAGAGTGTAATCTCCCTCAGATGTGCGCGCTTTGAGTGGGTTTATTACACCGTCGTCTGTTTAAGCCACGGTTGGTGAGAAGGCTGCGATTGCACGTGCACAGGCCTGTTTCTGtggtgtgtgcacgtgtggcCTGATGCATTATTTGGAAATCAAAAAGGCAAAGAAAATACAAAGCGTGTATATATACAGTACATCCCTGCTGGTAAATTAAATGTTCTAAAGAGAGCTTTAGCAGTTTccacatctcaccattccactCTTTCTTTAAATATCGACATTATTTCTTAAATTAGAATCTGCTTTAGTGTAAATCCATGATTTATATCAGATGTATCTCCATTTTTAACAACATTTCAGGGCTTTTTAAGACAAAGAAATGCAAATAAATCAAAGTGAAGGAGATCAAATCACAAATTTATCCTTGCTTTGTTTCCTCTCGGTTCAATATTTTCATCTAAAGGGGTGATTTGTGCTTTTATCTCTCCTTTCCGGACTAAAAAAAGCGGTTATCGTGACGGAGAAGACTTCACATCAAACCGATTTGAACCTTCGCTCTGCATCTACCCGTTAAATCTCAGTTTTTAGCTGACAGACGATCAAAGGAAGCCCGAGTCTCCTTGAGAAGAAGTGCAGGTTAATGTGATCTAATCTCTCCGAGCGGctgaaagaataaataaaggCTCCTTCGCCCACTCCGGCTTCGGTGGGAGCCGGTTCACAGGATCACGGGGTGCCGACGGGGGATCCTTTCAGGCTGTTGAGAGCCGCGTGGATCCGGAAGTGCAGCCTGGACTCCATGGAGTAGTCCTTATAGTTCGTCCTGACGGAGAAAACGAGACTCACTGAATACCAAAGCAGTCGCGTCATAGCTCAGACAACTCACAGCATTCCGCATCGCTGTCATTCCTGACACTACGAGGTGTAACAGAACAGGTTTTTATCAGGATATAAAGCAGGAAGCAAACacactggacaaaaacaaagtcttaccaagtatatttgtctcatttcttatcaaaatatctcattacacttaatataagacacaactgcctaacaagtaccatttcagccagatatagggacttgtttgaagacaatacatctggaatatcttgttaagtgaaaaagtcttgaaaagaaattattttgagtcacatatcacatgaaacaagcttttttttttattccatttgaagaggtttttaagctaatttcaagatcacttttatcaaaaaagtcctaaatatcacattttatttcaagaaatcttgacaagccgattttcactagttccattggcagatttatttgcttatttcaagcaaaaacgtctcgttttcgttgtttttcttacttatttttggaggggcattttttccagtgcgctGATAAAGTTCAGAAGTGTGTCAGTACGTCAGGGCATACAGAAACATACGGATGCTAATGACGGTAAATAAAGGCGTAAAAGGACACATGTAGATATGAAGAGGCGGATATGAGTAACAGCAGTGCCgacccaagcctttatggggccttgagcagaatttaatttggggcccccctaccatcacctcagctccagatgcctcattattccacaggctacactgttatgtgtgtaacggacccacaatcattagcattatttgtaatcttcttacattatacaggtgtcattcttgtttttaaaccttaaagggatagcaaactcataaatatggtttaattagcttctacataaagagtgatgtataagtatggctcattaatttaactatttgaaagtaacatcagcaggctggagactgcatttatagtaaacacgttaaatagtttcatttctttcagatgtgcaatggtgtgcaaaatgttcaaaatacaaatacaaaatggaatcaaatgacattcacattatcttacagtaaaataaagttgaaatcaaaattaaatacttaaataataaatacaatacttaaataattttggCACAAAGTaacctagtattagtattttgtcaaaaaaaaaaaaaaattctggtgtaatacaatttcgtttaaattattcagtgttattttaatttcatgtacatatttacttttttatcacaacgtctcggtgctctctggggccccctggtggcgtgggggccctaagcgaccgcgtagttggcatgtgccttgggccggctctgtGTAACAGTCGGGGTGACCTGGTGTCTTCTGAGGCTCAGGTAACATATAACACCCTTTCCATCtgtaagaccaggcttaaaactttcctttctgacaaagcttatagttagggatggctcaggtgagcctgaaacatcccatagttaagctgctataggcccagcctgctgggggagctcatctgtctcacctttcctcactttgctctctttttcccctgtttaatttctcaaatgatattatgtacatgtgacattattgtggtcattaactggtgtttccctgttccaacagcagtgcaatctgttggtttccttagctaggaaactgtttttgaatgggctctatatgaatgaattggattattttgaaattaattatgattacaatgaattgaattccaattggcttgaattggactttaagtgccttgagaagacatttgttgtatttttggcgctatataaataaaactgaattgactTGAATAaaaggtgaagaagaagaacttaCTTGGCATTTTCGATGTACGTGGTGGCCTTGATGATGTCTCCCTGTTGTTTGTACAGCAGCCCCAGCTCGTAGAGCGTGAAGGGAATCAGGTAGTGATCGTATCTGATGCGCCCCTCACTGTGAACAGACAGCAGACGTGATCACACCCCAGCCGCTCCCACCCCTCTGAAGGCCTCTGACCTGTGTGCGTTACCTGGATAAAACCTGCGTGAAGCACAGCTCGGCCTGCAGCAACCTGCCCAGGTGCTTCAGGCAGAGCCCCTTCAACATCTGGACCAGGCAGCTGTCATCTGGATGGAACTCTGATGGATCTGAGGGAGGACGGACAGCGAGTCACAACTCTGACCTCCAAAGGAAATGCTAACACtgtgttagcatgctaacgTTAAAGAACCCGTACCGAGCCCTGTGGAACTCCTGATTTACACTGATCCAAACCACCAGTAGAACtaaagtgtgttttcatgtgtttttatattttttttaatgtgttttcatgtttttttcatatgttttcatatgttttcatgtgtttttatgtgttctttcatgttttcatgtgttttcatatttttttcatgtgtttttatgtcttctttcatgttttttcatgttttttcatgtgttttttcatgttttcatgtgttttttcatgtttttatgtgttttcatgtgttttttcatgttttttcaaatgtttcatatgtttttatgtgtttttatgtgttttcatgtgttttttcatgttttttcaaatgtttcatatgtttttatgtgttttcatgtgattATGTGTTTGTGAAGTGTGCTGTGCTCTCACGGGGGTCGCTGCGAAGCTGCTCCTCAGCCGTTTCTATGGTAACCAGCAGAGACTCCGTGTAGTCCGATCTTTTCCCGACGATGGTGAAGCCGTTCCAAACATACATCATCTCCTGCAGACACGGAAAACAACGGCTTAAAGTCTGCCTCCAGCTGCACTGAGCTGCGACACTTTAAATGAGCCGTGACGAACAGAGGGGCGTCGGTACCAGCGCCGGCGTGACCAGGGGGACGGGCTTCGCAGCTTTGTAGCGTCTGGACTTCCTGACGGCGAACTTTTCCGTCGGGATGGACTTTCCCGCCAGGCGCTGTTTCAGCCCCTCCACCTGCCTGCGCACACAGATACGTTCACACACTTCTGACCAAGGTTAAACTGTCACAAAACGCTGTGGATGATGGAGTTTTACCCAAATAACTTCAAAAATGTCCAGAAGACACGactaaactttaaaaaagatCATAAATCCACTTAGATTTCACACTAACTGTATTTTTCACCTTAATAATCTCTCTTTCTGAGTTTGTCCTCACTTATGAAGCATTTCTTCTACTTTACAAAAATGTCCTCAACCGTTAAAATGTTTTAGCCGATAGtctttaaattagggctgggcgagttaactcgttaattatttaacaccgataaatattatcgcgcattaacttattattattttttttaatttaaaaaaatgttaaaaaaaaaaatgtgggggggcttttgtgcctttaattgaTAGGAAagttaagagagacaggaagcagggggtagagagagggggaacaacacgcagcacagggccgtccgatacgggattttaatcgttgcccagccctagtttaaaaaTGAAACCACTCCCATCATCTTTCTCTTATCGTTCTCTCTTCACTGCCACATCATCACAACTGGTTCACAAACATATCAAATCTCTTCAATAAAAgtttttaaatgcaaatataCTCCAAACTAATACACTACAGATCCTCTAAGAATGTGGCCTTCTGGGTAATGTGGTTTTTAAAGTGTACAAAACAACTGTTACTGACTCCTTTGAAGTTGACTCAGAGGTTTGTCTTCATGGGGGCCTAATTTCACACGTACTCTGTCCTTTAAAGGTTAATGTGGAGCCAACTGACCTGAAGAGCTCCATGATGTCCTCCCCCGTCTTCTTCACCTCTTCCTCCGACATCATGCTTAAGATGGCCGCCTTCTGGTACACGTAGATGGCCTGCAGAGCGTCAGGTTGATTAAATACtggggctgtgttccaaaccgcatacttctcctactactcatactaactttttgagctagtatgcgagtttgagtaagcgagaagttcccggatgcataccagattctcctaaatgttgggtatgcatcatgaggttactactcatactcaaactacccaagatgcaacgtaacttgacgtcgccgatcgtcatttcctgtcaaaacggcagtttcaagctagctacaacgagggtaggttcacttcctgttttcaaaacaaaagcaccaattgtatggtaatggctttccctatgataaaaggcaacgggtattttattttgtgaaaataaccggaagtgcgttgctcactgcggctagctttagtagcgccgaattcgtgggaacaaaattgtaaacagccggtattttgtcaggttttcaacacgttggggatctaaacgactactttctcacctgaaaatgtttcaaatgttgctaaagtttacagagtttagagcttaagcgaaatcagcttttcaggccggctgatttcggctcgggcaggagcgaaatgcattgtgggtaaacgctctgcatactgtctgatcgatgagtatgcaggatgtttcgaacacagcctgggaCTACTTTACCACACGGGGGTTGAAGGCTGAATAGGGGATCCGTGGCCATCTTACCTTGGACCAGCGGCTCTCCTTGCACAGCAGGTCGGCGTAGTGGTACGCCTGCTGCCACTCCTGCTGGTACGAGTGAGTCCACATCAGCTCCCAGTAACACAGGTGGTGGATCTGCTTCCACTCCTGCTGGCTGCTGATGCACTCCTCATACCTGGCCCGGGCCTGAAATCACACAAAGGCTTCAGCATGCAGGCTTGTACAGgacatggttctggttctgatggaggtttcttcctgttcaaagggagttttttcctcccacagtcgcctcgtgcacgctcaggacggaggattggatcagagagaagtttcagtgcgaTCTGTTGGGTTCCTGAGCTGGGAAACTGTTTTAAATTGGCTCTGAATGAACTGGACTCATTTAAatattaattagggctgggcaacgattaaaatgtttaatctaattaatcgcattatttccctgattaatcacgattaatcccatttgtacgcaaaatccaaaaatgaatccaaaagtagcgtatagcttttagcatttagctttattttaaatgtgctgccatatgaatgaaagtgccataacatttgttgtgcaaacacacttttaacatcagcatctttctgtagtttttatgtagaagcctcgctccactgtctgtttccttgaatgacttgctgctatcagttgtgtgttttgcctttaagtgatattttagactggaactactacgctgagaagacaattcaacttggcagtgtttacagatgactttggttctgtcgactccgccgtctggaagaactttaaaatgaaaatggccgagtaaaagttccgtacccttctccatgtttggtggatccgccgattactttcttttcctgttccacagcagacagcagcagacttttacaaaataaaagcctgtgagcagcagacttttacaaaataaaagcctgtgagcgacagacttttacaataataaaataaataataaaacctgcgttaatgcgcgataaaatatttattttatatttatttaagttaacgcgataataacgagttaactcgctcaGCCCTAATATTAATCAATTCAACTGGctggaattggactgtatctttgaagtgctttgaggTGACATTTGATGCCATTTGGAGTTAAAAGCTGAGCCTGTATTTGGCCATTAAATCACATTTTGGGGTCTAATAATAACAAAGGTTTTACTCAACAACCAAGAACCAAAGTTTGGGCATTTAGTGAAGCAGGATTATGAGATGATTTTAAAGTCCAGAGTTAGAAAAGTGAGGAAAACGTGAAAATATTCGTGGAAAATGACTAGATTTTGAGATTTAAGGACGGCGTATACAACAGAAATGTTAGTAAGTAAAGATAAATTTCAGAATTTAGAATATTTTTGAAAGAATTTGAAGTTTTTTGATAAATTGTGACATTTTGATCAAGAATAATTGTTGGGAAAATGAAGCATTTTGAATTAGAGTTTGTAAACGGAAGTAagaatatttattttatgtcgTCCTCATTTCAAGCCCAGTTTGAGCTGAGCCAGGGTTCAGAACTGTGTCAAACACATAAACATGCAAACCGTCTCAAAGTTTCCTCGCAGGGTGGCAATGCGAGCCGAGTAGAAGAGAATAATGGAGCcctgaaaagaaaaattaaacgcGTTAgtatgtttttaatcattttgacaaaagaaaatGAAGGTTCGCTGGTTATCTGGTTGACTTACTTTGGGGTATTTTTGTTGGTATGGCTCCAGCAGAGCTTCAGCCTCCACCAGGTTCCCCTCCCCAGTTCCTTACCAAAGAAAACATCCAAACAAAGAGTTTAACAACAGTCAGGATTCAAGAAGCAGGCAGTATCAGGGGGAAGTTAGAGGAGAGTTTCCTACCCAGTATCAATGAAACATAAGTGTGGTAGAAGAGGAGAGTCAGAGCGCTGAGGATCGAACGCAAACTGTGGCTGGAGGCTCCCTCCCTCAGCTGAGACAAGCCGAACCTCTGCAGAAAGAAATGTATCATCCTTTACAAAACAACAGTTTTACAGCTGGGTTTTTAGCATTTAAATCCTGGCTGTCAGCTTCGAGATAGAAGAAGTTCTGACCCTGTTTCCTGAGAATCCAATGAACTCCAGCAACCTCAAAATCCTCTGAGGCAGGAGAGACAACATCTGAAAGACACCAAAATCCCTTAATGGTGAAACACTGACCGCATAACCACACTTTCAATCAGCCATCGTGTACAGTTCTGTAACTGTGCGAAAAAGCCTGCGCGCATGTTCGCCAATATGCCGACGATATTCCGCTAATCGTGGCgaatcaaacacagaaaaacagctTGTGGATACACAACCTGTGCTGAAATATGGAGCTGAAGGCTTCCAGATGTTTCATTACTTCTTTGAAAACCCACCAGGTTAAAAGATCCGATGCCCAGCTTGACTCCGCCCTCAAACTGTCTGAACGAATCAGACTGTTCGGCCAGGTCCTGAGTGACATTCATCACATTCTGACAATCCCTATTGGACGAGAGGGAACTCTGTCACCACGGGAACCATAAACAATGTAACAACAGTACATTTTTCCACCTGTTGGCTTCTGTTTGTAACAGAACTCCTTTTACATCATTCACATTCGCTGGTGTTAAATCACTTACTTGTAGATTTGGTAGCTGGTTCGAATCTTGAT containing:
- the ttc39b gene encoding tetratricopeptide repeat protein 39B, with product MAHVDNGAAAEEEDCFEDAFDRIPAACHMDLQTAIQETHCALNLVLNNKFSQALDLLKPWWRHSMYHALGYSSILVMQAAMTFEHRDIQTAMATIKEALQTCQRFRKRNSVVGSLSSLISKQSNLQEEEMHAEICYAECLLQKATLTFVQDENMISFIKGGIKIRTSYQIYKDCQNVMNVTQDLAEQSDSFRQFEGGVKLGIGSFNLMLSLLPQRILRLLEFIGFSGNRRFGLSQLREGASSHSLRSILSALTLLFYHTYVSLILGTGEGNLVEAEALLEPYQQKYPKGSIILFYSARIATLRGNFETARARYEECISSQQEWKQIHHLCYWELMWTHSYQQEWQQAYHYADLLCKESRWSKAIYVYQKAAILSMMSEEEVKKTGEDIMELFRQVEGLKQRLAGKSIPTEKFAVRKSRRYKAAKPVPLVTPALEMMYVWNGFTIVGKRSDYTESLLVTIETAEEQLRSDPHPSEFHPDDSCLVQMLKGLCLKHLGRLLQAELCFTQVLSSEGRIRYDHYLIPFTLYELGLLYKQQGDIIKATTYIENAKTNYKDYSMESRLHFRIHAALNSLKGSPVGTP